A region of the Pseudomonadota bacterium genome:
GCGCAACCAGTAGGTGGGGCATGCGTGACGGTCGCCACGCACGGTAAGGCTCTTTGTGTTCAGTCTGCGCCCGGGGGCGGGCTCAGGGATCGCGACCTGTCGCGGCGCGCGGGAGTTAACTTTCTGATCTGTTGGCATCACCAGCCCACTCCCCCTCCCGGCCACCCCAAGGATGCTGCCATGGGTGGCCTCAGCGAAAACGCCTCTCGGCGTCTTTACCCGGAGGAGGGGGAGTGGGCTGGCGCCGTCCCCATCAGGGCAAGAAATAGACTAGGTGTCGGCGTTGGCCGTCTTGCCGCTATCCGATGCCTTGGCCGTGTCGGCGGCCGGCTTGAGCTGTGTCACCTTGCCGGCGTCTTTTTTGTAGGTCGGCTGGCAGTGGCCGTCGACATGGGCGCCGGCCTCGATCTCGAGCCGTTCGTGGATGATGTCGCCTTTCATATGGCCCGAACGGGTGACGGAAACCGACTGGGCTTCAATTTTGCCGTCAATCTTGCCGGCGACCTTCACCGTATCGCCATAGACCGCGCCTTTGATGGACGCGCCTTCGCCGACGACGACGGACTGGCCGCGCACATCGCCTTCGATCGTGCCGTCGACCTGGATCGAGCCTTCGCTTTCCAGATTGCCGGTCACGGTCAGGCCGGGGCTGATTACCGACACCACTTGGTGGGTGCCGGGGACCGAGCTCGCCGCCGGCGCCGCCTGCTGGGACTCGGCCGCCGGACGGGACTGGTCAGTCCCCTGTTCGTTCTTTGTGAACATGCTCACTGGTTAAATCCTCCAGAAGTGAAGCGCTCTCGTCAAAATGGTTGAGCGGCCGCCATGGCATGCGGCCGTCCACAAAGGCGCCTTTGGCGACGGTAATCTGATGATGAAAGACTCGTCCCACGACGGCACCCGTTTCCTCGACGACCACGAAGGGCGCGATCACGCGTCCATCGAGCCGTCCCCCGATACAAGCCTCCTTGGCGACCACGTTGCCCTCGATCTTGCCGTCGGGGCACACGGTCACCTTGGGGGCGTGAATGTCCCCGGTGATCGAACCGTGGACATGGACCTCGCCGGACGACTCCAGATGGCCGTCAACGACAAGGTCCGGCCCCAGGACGGACGTATCGCCGCCTGGTCCCATCCCTTCCTGTGCGCTCGCGGGGTTGTGTCGGGTGCGGCCCAACCTCATCGATTCCTCCGCGTTTCTTTCGGGCAGCTTAATGGCTCGGCAAGGCCCCACACAACCTTTCGTCGGTGCCGTCTTGAAGAAAGCTGGTGGGCCCTGCTCCGGGGCGGTGTGGGCTCCTCGGAAACGGCTTAAATCAGCCGGTTTTGGCGCGTTCGATGGCGTCGGTGATCATTTGGCGGGCCTGGGTCGCGTCCATCCAGTCGCCGATCTTGACCCACTTGCCGGGTTCCAGGTCCTTATAGTGTTCGAAGAAGTGCTGGATCTGCTGCAGCGTGATGGTCGGCAGGTCATAGAAGTGGAAGATGCCCTCGTAGCGCTTGGTCAGGCGCGCGGACGGCACGGCGATGATCTTCTCGTCGCGGCCCGAATCGTCCTCCATCATTAAGGCGCCGATCGGGCGCACGTTGATGACGCAGCCCGGCAGCAACTCGCGGGTGTTGCAGACCAGCACGTCGATCGGGTCGCCGTCCTCGGCCAGTGTATGGGGCACGAAGCCGTAATTGCCGGGATAGCTCATCGGCGTGTAGAGGAAGCGGTCGACCACCAGGGTGCCGGCGTCCTTGTCCATCTCGTACTTGATCGGCTGACCGCCGACCGAGACCTCGATGATCGCGTTGACGTCGTCGGGCGGGTTGTCGCCGATGGGTATAGCGTCGATCAGCATGGTTCTCTGGTCCCTCCGGGCGGCGTCTGAAGGGTGTGGCGCAATTTC
Encoded here:
- a CDS encoding polymer-forming cytoskeletal protein; the protein is MRLGRTRHNPASAQEGMGPGGDTSVLGPDLVVDGHLESSGEVHVHGSITGDIHAPKVTVCPDGKIEGNVVAKEACIGGRLDGRVIAPFVVVEETGAVVGRVFHHQITVAKGAFVDGRMPWRPLNHFDESASLLEDLTSEHVHKERTGD
- the ppa gene encoding inorganic diphosphatase produces the protein MLIDAIPIGDNPPDDVNAIIEVSVGGQPIKYEMDKDAGTLVVDRFLYTPMSYPGNYGFVPHTLAEDGDPIDVLVCNTRELLPGCVINVRPIGALMMEDDSGRDEKIIAVPSARLTKRYEGIFHFYDLPTITLQQIQHFFEHYKDLEPGKWVKIGDWMDATQARQMITDAIERAKTG
- a CDS encoding polymer-forming cytoskeletal protein, coding for MFTKNEQGTDQSRPAAESQQAAPAASSVPGTHQVVSVISPGLTVTGNLESEGSIQVDGTIEGDVRGQSVVVGEGASIKGAVYGDTVKVAGKIDGKIEAQSVSVTRSGHMKGDIIHERLEIEAGAHVDGHCQPTYKKDAGKVTQLKPAADTAKASDSGKTANADT